One genomic region from Saprospiraceae bacterium encodes:
- the gldL gene encoding gliding motility protein GldL, with amino-acid sequence MATWYKTSSFKYIKNLIIGVGAALVMLGALFKIESLPYASEFLTIGLCTEAILFLMLGLLPPDKDYYWEKLYPGIDDYHGDVPAILPGVGAIDSKAKKSMRQLDGELVENQLGGMLTELQGMSKSMGSLKALQEVDFSKTKQQLQSVTDFYGKMNEAFMALQGSVEDAKKTQHELGILSKSLTSLNSNYAGMNEAFTLMQNSAGDAKKTQEELGILSKSLTSLNGTYAKVNEAFTSIHDSAGDAARTKEQLKVLAQNLESMNKVYGNMLTAMTVK; translated from the coding sequence ATGGCTACCTGGTATAAAACCTCCTCCTTTAAATACATAAAAAATTTGATCATTGGCGTGGGTGCTGCCCTCGTAATGCTTGGAGCTCTGTTCAAAATTGAGAGTTTGCCTTATGCAAGTGAATTTTTGACGATAGGGCTATGTACTGAGGCTATTTTATTTCTTATGCTTGGGCTTTTACCGCCAGACAAAGATTATTATTGGGAAAAATTATATCCTGGTATTGATGATTATCATGGCGATGTACCTGCGATTTTGCCTGGAGTTGGCGCTATAGATTCCAAAGCAAAAAAGTCAATGCGTCAGCTTGACGGAGAGCTAGTCGAAAATCAGCTTGGAGGAATGTTGACAGAGCTTCAGGGGATGAGTAAAAGCATGGGATCTCTTAAAGCGCTTCAAGAGGTTGATTTTAGCAAGACCAAACAACAGCTTCAATCTGTTACTGACTTTTATGGAAAGATGAATGAAGCTTTTATGGCACTGCAGGGTTCTGTGGAAGATGCCAAAAAGACCCAACACGAACTTGGCATTTTATCTAAAAGCTTAACTTCTCTTAATAGCAATTATGCTGGTATGAATGAGGCTTTTACCTTGATGCAGAATTCAGCAGGTGATGCAAAGAAGACACAGGAAGAACTTGGCATTCTTTCAAAAAGCCTGACTTCCTTAAACGGTACTTATGCTAAAGTGAATGAAGCGTTTACTTCCATACACGATTCAGCTGGAGATGCAGCCCGGACAAAAGAACAATTAAAGGTCTTAGCTCAAAACCTTGAATCCATGAATAAAGTATATGGCAATATGCTTACTGCCATGACTGTTAAATAG
- a CDS encoding SUMF1/EgtB/PvdO family nonheme iron enzyme: MNRKAFRWSVSSLFLLILFACGGGNKQSGYLSGSAGRPKWKGINPYGMVYIPSGTLHVGQSDQDIFSSYIQKPKAISISGFYMDDTEITNNEYRQFVDYVRDSLAHTLMGDIIENDDGSTSIDWELDIDWTAEELSELYYQGEDRLAGNEIDVRKMIYTYSWFDIRAAAMNKNAPRKSFIKKESTSIYPDTLCWIRDFAYSYNDPIAKNYFWHPAYDDYPVVGVNWSMAKAFSQWRTQLWNTNRPDEVNSEGFRLPTEYEWEYAARGKKDLAPYPWGGYYVRNAKGCLLANFKPGRGNYPEDGGQYTVEVHSYFPNEYGLYNMAGNVAEWTVTAYFDNANNFTHDMNPDIQYDAKQSDPEVYKRKVIRGGSWKDISYYLQNGTRTYDYQDTTKSYIGFRNVLSFLGRSINDFK, translated from the coding sequence ATGAATAGAAAAGCCTTTCGATGGAGTGTTTCCTCTCTTTTTTTATTGATATTATTTGCTTGTGGGGGCGGTAACAAGCAGTCAGGATACCTCTCTGGTAGTGCCGGTAGACCCAAATGGAAAGGAATCAATCCTTATGGCATGGTCTATATTCCTTCGGGCACCCTTCATGTAGGTCAAAGTGACCAGGATATCTTCAGTTCTTATATTCAAAAACCTAAGGCTATATCTATTTCAGGTTTTTATATGGATGATACAGAGATTACTAATAATGAATACCGTCAATTTGTTGATTATGTGAGAGATTCTTTGGCTCATACCTTGATGGGGGATATCATCGAGAACGATGACGGATCTACCTCGATTGATTGGGAATTGGATATTGACTGGACTGCGGAGGAGCTGAGCGAATTATACTACCAGGGAGAAGATAGATTGGCCGGCAATGAAATCGATGTGAGAAAAATGATTTACACATATTCCTGGTTTGATATCAGGGCAGCAGCGATGAATAAGAATGCTCCAAGAAAATCTTTTATCAAAAAGGAGTCTACTTCAATTTATCCTGATACTTTATGCTGGATCAGAGATTTTGCTTATTCCTATAATGATCCAATTGCAAAAAATTATTTTTGGCATCCAGCTTACGATGATTATCCGGTAGTTGGAGTCAACTGGTCAATGGCAAAAGCATTCAGTCAATGGCGTACCCAGCTTTGGAACACAAACAGACCTGATGAAGTCAATTCTGAAGGCTTCAGGCTGCCTACTGAGTATGAGTGGGAATATGCTGCCAGAGGCAAAAAAGACCTGGCTCCTTATCCATGGGGTGGTTATTATGTCAGAAACGCAAAAGGATGCTTGTTAGCCAATTTTAAACCCGGCAGGGGAAATTATCCTGAAGATGGAGGCCAGTATACGGTAGAAGTACATTCTTATTTTCCTAATGAATATGGTTTGTACAATATGGCTGGAAATGTAGCAGAATGGACAGTGACCGCTTATTTTGACAATGCCAATAATTTCACTCACGACATGAATCCTGATATACAATACGATGCAAAGCAAAGCGATCCGGAAGTATATAAGCGAAAAGTGATCAGGGGTGGATCTTGGAAAGACATATCATATTATCTCCAAAATGGTACTCGTACATACGATTACCAGGATACGACCAAATCATATATAGGCTTTAGAAATGTACTTTCCTTTTTGGGAAGATCTATTAATGATTTTAAGTAA
- a CDS encoding PorP/SprF family type IX secretion system membrane protein, with translation MFTSLVALGQESSQYSIFMGQKYALNPAYAGMESSLSITGIYRAQWQELAGSPTSRMIHANMPLYYVKGAGGIKLEQESFGVEKTIRGLISYNYVFENNLGLFSAGLGLGFVQKSFDGSLLRTPSGKYEGGIIFHQDNILPETQANGLVPQVSAGIYFAQERLEAGLSVENFHNPTIHFNRITAEYKLRPRVNFYAEYKFDLNESLVITPSLLIKSDLVLTQTDLTGLATINQNVLAGIGLRGYSSNTLDAISVLGGLQVNPNLRVLYAFDFTLSSIKTVHQGTHELMLNYNLNKKIGGVEREPIIFNPRY, from the coding sequence ATGTTTACAAGCTTAGTTGCTTTAGGTCAGGAGAGCAGCCAATACTCTATCTTCATGGGCCAAAAATATGCCCTCAATCCAGCTTACGCGGGCATGGAGTCCTCTCTGAGTATCACAGGAATATATCGGGCTCAGTGGCAGGAATTAGCTGGATCACCCACTTCCAGGATGATACATGCCAATATGCCGCTTTATTATGTAAAAGGGGCCGGTGGCATTAAATTGGAACAGGAAAGTTTTGGGGTGGAAAAGACGATCCGGGGTCTGATTTCATATAACTATGTCTTCGAAAACAATCTTGGACTTTTTTCAGCGGGTTTGGGTTTGGGTTTTGTACAAAAATCCTTCGATGGTTCTTTATTGCGCACACCTTCAGGCAAGTACGAGGGAGGCATTATTTTTCATCAGGATAATATTTTGCCTGAAACTCAAGCCAATGGTCTGGTACCACAGGTAAGTGCTGGAATTTATTTTGCCCAGGAGCGCTTGGAGGCAGGTCTTTCAGTTGAAAATTTTCATAATCCTACCATTCACTTTAACAGAATTACCGCAGAATACAAACTCCGGCCGAGAGTCAACTTTTATGCAGAATATAAATTTGATTTAAATGAATCCTTGGTCATTACACCTTCTCTCTTGATCAAATCGGACTTGGTGCTGACACAGACCGATCTTACCGGACTAGCTACCATCAATCAAAATGTGCTGGCTGGAATTGGCTTGAGAGGCTATTCAAGTAATACTTTAGATGCCATTTCCGTTCTAGGAGGGCTTCAGGTCAATCCTAATCTAAGGGTGCTATATGCTTTTGATTTTACATTATCCAGCATCAAAACTGTTCACCAGGGTACCCATGAGCTGATGTTGAACTATAACTTGAACAAAAAGATAGGTGGAGTCGAACGAGAACCTATTATTTTCAACCCCAGATATTGA
- a CDS encoding thioredoxin domain-containing protein, whose amino-acid sequence MNRLQFEKSPYLLQHKSNPVDWYPWGSEALEKAVKEDKPILLSIGYSSCHWCHVMEQESFTDPLVAEYMNHHFINIKLDREERPDLDKIYMDAVVSISGSGGWPLNCFLLPDKKPFYGGTYFPPSPRHQRPSWSQILQHIVRIFKEKRVEVEEQAGRLIRYVSNASSTLLEVASKDHDLATDAGVKIFQHLKNRFDRSNGGFGGAPKFPSTMTLKFLLDHYFYTGQLQGLQHVISSLEHMARGGIFDQIGGGFARYTTDTAWRIPHFEKMLYDNALFMSLYSQAFKISPGPILKKVVSQSATWLTRDMKSSVGGYYSAMDADSEHVEGKYYVWDYNEIKKLLNSEDFKLFESVYDIHPEGNWADPSHTGGAPINILWVRNEFEDELTYCSKRLQSVHEELLKQRDTRIAPLKDTKIITAWNALLCMGWFDAYDAFGTKDFLQEAVSILTYFEEIALVEERYLHQYESEIPAMLDDLAYGILAFLYGYRSTGNKGYLSKARQLAKHVMHHYYLPAQKSFRYSVSTHDLVAEVNDLYDNTMPSASGAMAYNLVYLGRVLSIDDWELLGNELITDLRGAIIRYPDSLSHWASLTISQDIGWMEVKSSAEADIDSIRSLYLPSPILHFLEEKNADISLCHQFSCEMPVNSIQEFRSLLDKHYHLDEER is encoded by the coding sequence ATGAATAGATTACAATTCGAAAAAAGTCCTTATTTATTACAACATAAGTCTAATCCTGTCGATTGGTATCCCTGGGGCTCAGAAGCGCTTGAAAAGGCAGTTAAGGAGGATAAACCAATCTTATTATCAATAGGCTACAGCAGCTGCCATTGGTGTCATGTCATGGAGCAGGAATCCTTTACCGATCCTTTGGTAGCCGAATATATGAATCATCATTTTATCAATATCAAACTGGATAGAGAAGAACGACCAGACCTGGATAAGATATATATGGATGCGGTGGTATCGATCTCCGGATCCGGGGGCTGGCCATTAAATTGTTTTTTGCTACCTGACAAAAAGCCATTCTACGGAGGTACCTATTTTCCGCCCTCTCCTAGGCACCAAAGGCCTTCCTGGAGCCAAATCTTACAGCATATCGTCAGAATATTTAAGGAAAAACGAGTTGAAGTGGAAGAGCAAGCCGGTCGATTGATTCGATATGTGAGCAACGCTTCATCTACACTCCTGGAGGTCGCATCCAAAGATCATGACCTTGCTACCGACGCAGGCGTAAAAATATTTCAGCATTTAAAAAATAGATTTGACAGGTCAAACGGAGGATTTGGCGGAGCCCCCAAATTCCCCTCGACGATGACACTCAAGTTTTTGTTAGATCATTATTTCTACACAGGTCAACTACAAGGACTACAGCACGTGATCAGCTCTTTGGAACACATGGCCAGAGGAGGCATATTTGATCAAATTGGTGGTGGGTTTGCCAGGTATACTACGGACACAGCATGGCGCATACCACATTTTGAAAAGATGCTGTACGACAATGCACTTTTCATGTCACTGTATAGTCAAGCCTTCAAAATATCACCCGGACCTATACTCAAAAAAGTAGTCTCCCAATCTGCTACCTGGCTCACCAGGGATATGAAGTCGTCCGTAGGAGGCTATTATAGCGCCATGGATGCTGATAGTGAACATGTAGAAGGAAAATACTATGTATGGGACTATAATGAAATTAAAAAATTATTGAATTCAGAAGACTTTAAGTTATTTGAGTCGGTATACGATATCCATCCTGAAGGCAATTGGGCTGATCCTTCACACACTGGAGGAGCGCCTATCAATATCCTTTGGGTGAGAAATGAATTTGAAGACGAACTCACCTATTGCAGCAAAAGGTTACAGTCTGTACATGAAGAGCTTTTAAAACAAAGAGATACCCGGATAGCACCATTAAAGGATACCAAAATAATTACAGCCTGGAATGCTCTATTATGCATGGGCTGGTTCGATGCATACGATGCTTTTGGGACGAAAGATTTCCTGCAAGAAGCTGTTTCAATATTGACTTATTTTGAAGAGATCGCCCTGGTCGAAGAGCGATATTTGCATCAATACGAATCTGAAATACCGGCCATGCTGGATGATCTGGCATATGGTATTTTGGCATTTTTATATGGTTACAGATCTACAGGTAATAAAGGATATTTATCCAAGGCAAGGCAGCTGGCCAAACATGTGATGCATCATTATTATCTCCCTGCTCAAAAGTCATTTAGATATTCGGTTTCTACTCATGATCTTGTCGCAGAGGTAAATGATCTATATGACAACACCATGCCTTCTGCCTCAGGGGCTATGGCATACAACCTGGTATATTTGGGTAGAGTACTTTCTATAGATGATTGGGAGTTGCTGGGAAACGAACTTATCACAGATCTTCGAGGTGCGATCATTAGATACCCTGATTCACTAAGCCATTGGGCAAGTTTGACGATCAGCCAGGATATAGGTTGGATGGAGGTCAAATCTTCTGCAGAAGCTGACATCGATTCTATAAGGTCACTCTATCTTCCCTCGCCAATCTTACATTTTCTGGAAGAGAAAAATGCAGATATCTCATTATGTCATCAATTTTCTTGTGAAATGCCTGTAAATTCGATCCAAGAATTTCGTTCACTTTTAGATAAGCATTATCATTTGGATGAGGAGAGATAA
- a CDS encoding MBL fold metallo-hydrolase: MNITFLGTGTSQGVPVIGCTCEVCLSSNRRDKRLRCAALIQDGPSNILIDGGPDIRYQLLRAGVTHLEALLLTHEHYDHTGGLDDLRPLIFIKNEPLPIYLQRDVSEIIKLKYDYAFGEQKYPGAPRFELIEIQADTSFHIGSSYVKPLRVIHGELSILGYQINNKLAYITDANQLPESTLKNIQGVEVLVINALHHRPHHSHFTLDQTLEVIKQVSPKSTYIIHMSHYMGLYEDVQAKLPQNVYLAYDQLKLDLMV; this comes from the coding sequence GTGAACATTACTTTTTTAGGTACTGGTACTTCTCAGGGCGTCCCTGTTATAGGGTGTACTTGTGAAGTCTGCCTGTCCTCTAATCGCCGAGACAAACGCCTCCGTTGTGCAGCACTGATCCAGGATGGACCGTCCAATATACTGATAGATGGAGGGCCAGATATCCGATATCAATTATTGAGAGCAGGGGTCACCCATCTTGAAGCGTTATTGTTGACCCACGAACATTATGATCATACAGGTGGACTAGATGATTTACGGCCTTTGATCTTCATAAAGAACGAGCCACTCCCAATATACCTTCAAAGAGATGTATCTGAAATAATTAAACTTAAATATGACTACGCCTTCGGAGAACAAAAATATCCTGGAGCACCTAGATTTGAATTGATTGAGATCCAAGCTGATACATCATTTCACATTGGATCTTCCTATGTCAAGCCCTTACGGGTTATACATGGAGAGTTAAGTATCCTGGGCTATCAAATCAATAACAAACTGGCCTATATCACAGATGCCAATCAACTTCCAGAATCAACTTTAAAAAATATACAAGGTGTGGAAGTATTGGTAATCAACGCTTTACATCATAGGCCACATCATTCTCATTTTACATTGGATCAAACATTGGAGGTCATCAAACAAGTTTCTCCAAAATCGACTTATATCATACATATGAGCCATTATATGGGCCTCTATGAAGATGTTCAAGCCAAATTACCACAGAATGTCTATTTAGCATACGATCAGCTCAAACTTGACTTAATGGTTTGA
- a CDS encoding outer membrane beta-barrel protein, giving the protein MLRLIALYLILSMLAPTRGQAQPLRFGSGVFAGGTLAQVDGDDMQGYDKPGIEFGLRGIAFIIPKFEFHTELSYSQRGSQSKGYGKSTNNGRKMILDYGCITGLLVVNDWYHPLKEYYRLQVEGGVSMGRLIRSEIQDPIGSGVRSLNLNEINPYISTNDLSMVLGANIKLTRKSGITFRYHRSMSKILDAEKVQPFFEKRNIISMKGYFLSLDAFYHF; this is encoded by the coding sequence ATGTTGCGCTTAATAGCCTTATATCTGATCCTTAGCATGTTAGCTCCAACCAGGGGGCAGGCGCAACCTTTGAGGTTTGGGTCGGGTGTATTCGCCGGCGGCACTTTAGCTCAGGTGGATGGTGATGATATGCAAGGCTATGACAAGCCGGGTATCGAATTTGGCTTGCGAGGTATAGCTTTTATCATACCTAAATTTGAATTTCATACAGAATTAAGTTATTCTCAAAGAGGCAGTCAATCCAAAGGATACGGCAAATCCACCAATAATGGCAGAAAAATGATATTGGATTATGGTTGCATCACTGGCCTCCTGGTGGTTAATGATTGGTATCACCCTCTTAAAGAATATTATCGACTTCAGGTAGAAGGTGGCGTCTCTATGGGAAGGCTCATCAGATCGGAGATTCAAGATCCCATCGGGTCAGGTGTCAGGAGCCTGAATTTAAATGAAATCAACCCTTATATTAGTACCAATGATCTCTCTATGGTTTTGGGAGCAAATATTAAGCTAACTCGAAAATCCGGAATCACTTTCCGGTATCACCGCTCGATGTCGAAGATCCTTGACGCAGAAAAAGTCCAACCCTTTTTTGAGAAAAGAAATATCATCTCTATGAAAGGATATTTTCTTTCGCTGGATGCATTTTACCATTTCTGA